One window of the Populus nigra chromosome 4, ddPopNigr1.1, whole genome shotgun sequence genome contains the following:
- the LOC133692063 gene encoding indole-3-acetic acid-induced protein ARG7, whose product MSGIVRKLWCCGAKGFPSADDSAEDQLALPPPEGHVRVCVGKDNVQCRFEMEAHFLNHPLFEDLLRLSEQEHGYAYDGALRIACEIHLFQYLLHLLKTGNPTAHYMQLPDLISTFHSSAAHHKYPPPPPPPPLLNIPPCQYSH is encoded by the coding sequence ATGAGTGGAATCGTTAGAAAGCTATGGTGCTGCGGAGCAAAAGGGTTCCCGTCCGCAGACGACTCAGCTGAAGATCAGCTGGCACTACCCCCACCCGAGGGCCACGTTCGAGTGTGCGTTGGGAAAGACAATGTTCAGTGCAGGTTTGAGATGGAAGCCCATTTCTTAAACCATCCTCTATTTGAAGACCTGCTTCGTCTATCTGAACAGGAGCATGGTTACGCTTACGATGGGGCTTTAAGGATTGCCTGCGAGATCCATCTCTTCCAATACCTTCTTCACCTCCTTAAGACTGGTAATCCCACAGCACATTACATGCAACTTCCTGATCTCATTTCCACCTTCCACTCCAGCGCCGCCCACCACAaatatcctcctcctcctccccctccCCCGCTTCTAAATATCCCACCTTGCCAATATTCTCATTGA
- the LOC133692722 gene encoding UDP-rhamnose/UDP-galactose transporter 1: MESEKKKSAVSDVGAWAINIISSVGIIMANKQLMSANGYAFGFATTLTGFHFTVTALVGLVSNATGLSVSKHVPMWELLWFSVVANVSITGMNLSLMLNSVGFYQISKLSMIPVVCIMEWILHSKQYSKEVKLSVLVVVIGVGVCTVTDVKVNAKGFICACLAVLSTSLQQITIGSLQKKYSIGSFELLSRTAPIQAVSLLILGPFIDYYLNGKFITNYKLSSGAILFIILSCSLAVFCNVSQYLCIGRFSATSFQVLGHMKTICVLTLGWLLFDSELTFKNIMGMFIAVLGMVVYSWAVEAEKSSNAKTTSYTKNSLTEEEIRLLKEGVESMPLKDVELAESKE; this comes from the exons atggagAGCGAGAAGAAGAAGTCGGCCGTGTCGGATGTGGGAGCCTGGGCAATCAACATCATCAGCTCAGTCGGTATTATCATGGCCAATAAGCAGCTCATGTCTGCCAACGGTTATGCTTTCGGCTTtg CCACAACCCTAACGGGCTTCCACTTTACTGTAACGGCTCTTGTCGGCCTCGTTTCAAATGCTACTGGTCTCTCTGTATCAAAGCACGTCCCTATGTGGGAGCTCCTCTGGTTCTCCGTTGTTGCCAATGTCTCCATCACTGGCATGAACTTGAGTCTCATGCTTAACTCTGTCGGATTCTACCAA ATTTCTAAGCTCAGCATGATCCCAGTGGTTTGCATAATGGAGTGGATCCTTCACAGTAAACAATACTCCAAGGAAGTCAAGCTATCTGTTCTTGTTGTGGTCATAGGTGTTGGTGTTTGCACTGTCACTGATGTCAAAGTTAATGCCAAAGGTTTTATATGCGCCTGTTTAGCTGTTTTGTCTACCTCTTTGCAACAGATT ACTATCGGTTCCTTGCAGAAGAAGTACTCAATTGGATCTTTTGAGCTGCTGAGCAGGACCGCACCAATTCAAGCCGTCTCCCTCCTTATTCTTGGTCCATTCATTGATTACTACCTTAATGGAAAATTCATCACAAACTATAAGTTGTCTTCCGGTGCCATT TTGTTTATAATTCTTTCATGCTCCCTAGCTGTGTTCTGCAATGTGAGCCAGTACCTCTGCATTGGAAGATTCTCAGCTACATCCTTCCAGGTTTTAGGTCACATGAAAACAATCTGCGTTCTCACACTGGGGTGGCTTCTTTTTGACTCTGAGTTGACTTTCAAGAACATTATGGGGATGTTTATTGCAGTTCTTGGTATGGTTGTTTATAGTTGGGCAGTGGAGGCTGAAAAGAGTTCGAATGCCAAGACTACATCATATACAAAGAACAGTTTGACAGAAGAGGAAATCAGACTTCTGAAGGAGGGAGTGGAAAGCATGCCTCTGAAGGATGTGGAACTTGCAGAGTCCAAGGAGTAG
- the LOC133692061 gene encoding uncharacterized protein LOC133692061, producing MAMMMEEEEDGMDSLFEGMVLFTPHQFTDEQIHRQPVEDPLKHPEESQSDDTVNNNSNNTLAEAGAGAEEASHHQQLSEPLDENLFSSLQTLTQSQSQSQSDPISPSPTTDPTTLISSTSRKKRRASFRIGYARDRTYPPDLNNHNDDDGHDADKNEDDASQSPSSIVANPIDTSLSDSQFKNKKDETLSQFDHLKSQISEKLDAARLLIASVSSARKDSISRRRKAAEDLNLASANHAHLEHQLEVACEAEDFETAERISDSLAAAEKEKQTLLLALKDAEAHCDTIDSKMYHALDSQIAAEQECASLLQHFAKDAENNADLVLKNAQILSSKEIDDWFSSSQVLEAKKIELDIESHFINEARSRVSDSIQHSVEDDRNEKEILCKKKDVLTKELDHLLDLVKQKEMEIDENDTRINAVDERIAVVVSDFKEIQSSINAKFDDLQSRLSQMHLQSEALSSKRKEIDRFLTEEEERGAKLRELVRVSEDEAKVYQEVVVLRKSLKSSLLKSREEKLRLAKTEEELTLDVQRLQQEVSAARGSLQELSSTKSSIQQNISSLKQRSLFIDKRVPELEAEKKVAAAARNFKEAARIAAEAKSLGVEKDSLEIGLQKATSELKKLEEDIKDTVDRLQTTEGLILSKEKEVAMARFQRLLLISGAATAERFAALERGDTKEANLLLAEAEAANDEAKKLQPTYNFKEEEFLIPKQFIPVELVSNLGRKQLAELAASAHFPASQ from the exons ATGGCGATGatgatggaggaggaggaggatggcATGGATTCTCTGTTTGAGGGAATGGTCTTGTTTACACCCCATCAATTCACCGATGAACAAATTCATCGGCAACCTGTTGAAGATCCTCTTAAGCATCCTGAAGAATCTCAATCTGATGATAcagttaataataatagcaacaaTACTTTAGCAGAAGCAGGAGCAGGTGCAGAAGAAGCATCTCATCATCAACAGTTGTCAGAGCCCCTCGATGAGAACCTTTTCTCTTCCCTCCAAACCCTAACCCAGTCCCAGTCCCAATCCCAATCCGATCCAATTTCCCCTTCTCCTACTACTGATCCAACTACTCTGATTTCTTCTACttctagaaagaaaaggagggctTCCTTCAGGATCGGCTATGCCAGAGATCGCACCTATCCTCCCGATCTCAACAAccacaatgatgatgatggccATGATGCTGATAAGAATGAAGACGATGCCTCTCAATCCCCATCATCTATTGTTGCCAATCCTATTGATACTTCCCTCTCAGAttcacaattcaaaaataagaaagatgAAACCTTGTCCCAATTTGACCACCTTAAGTCCCAGATTTCTGAGAAGCTAGACGCTGCTCGGCTCTTGATTGCCTCTGTTTCTTCCGCCCGCAAGGATTCCATCTCAAGGAGAAGAAAAGCTGCTGAGGATCTCAATTTAGCATCTGCCAATCACGCCCACTTAGAACACCAGTTGGAGGTTGCTTGTGAGGCCGAAGATTTCGAGACCGCAGAAAGGATTAGCGACAGCCTTGCTGCTGCTGAGAAGGAGAAACAAACTCTACTCCTTGCTCTCAAAGACGCTGAAGCTCACTGTGATACCATCGACTCTAAGATGTACCATGCTCTTGACTCCCAGATTGCTGCTGAGCAAGAATGCGCTTCTCTTCTTCAACATTTCGCTAAG GATGCAGAAAATAATGCAGATTTAGTCTTGAAGAATGCACAGATACTTTCTTCAAAAGAAATCGATGATTGGTTTTCATCCTCCCAAGTCTTGGAGGCCAAGAAAATCGAATTAGATATTGAGTCACATTTCATAAATGAAGCACGCTCGCGGGTCAGTGATTCCATCCAGCATTCAGTTGAGGACGATAGGAATGAGAAAGAAATTCTCTGTAAGAAAAAGGACGTGCTCACTAAGGAACTCGACCATCTTCTCGATTTAGTCAAACAGAAGGAAATGGAGATAGATGAGAATGATACTAGAATCAATGCAGTTGATGAGAGGATTGCTGTTGTGGTCTCTGATTTCAAGGAGATTCAATCAAGCATTAATGCAAAGTTTGATGACTTGCAATCACGCCTTTCCCAGATGCATCTGCAGAGTGAAGCATTATCgtcaaaaagaaaggaaattgaTAGGTTCCTTACTGAAGAGGAAGAACGTGGGGCTAAGCTAAGGGAATTAGTCAGGGTTTCAGAAGATGAAGCAAAAGTCTACCAAGAAGTTGTTGTGCTGAGAAAAAGCCTCAAGTCGTCCCTTTTGAAATCCAGGGAAGAAAAGTTGAGGCTGGCAAAGACCGAGGAGGAGCTTACCTTGGATGTACAGAGGCTCCAACAGGAAGTTTCTGCTGCAAGAGGTTCCCTGCAG GAGCTATCGTCAACTAAGTCCAGCATCCAGCAAAATATATCATCCTTAAAGCAGAGAAGTCTATTCATAGATAAAAGAGTCCCAGAGCTGGAGGCAGAAAAGAAAGTTGCTGCTGCTGCGAGAAACTTCAAGGAAGCTGCACGAATAGCTGCTGAGGCGAAGTCATTGGGTGTTGAAAAGGATAGTTTGGAGATTGGCTTGCAAAAGGCCACTTCAGAGCTGAAGAAGCTTGAGGAAGATATTAAAGATACTGTTGACAGATTGCAAACTACTGAGGGACTGATATTATCCAAGGAAAAGGAGGTTGCAATGGCTAGATTCCAGAGGTTGCTTTTAATTTCTGGTGCTGCCACAGCAGAAAGATTTGCTGCTTTAGAGCGGGGCGACACTAAAGAAGCTAACCTCCTACTTGCGGAGGCTGAGGCAGCAAATGATGAAGCAAAAAAACTTCAACCAACATACaattttaaagaagaagaatttttaATACCTAAACAGTTCATCCCTGTGGAGCTTGTATCCAATCTTGGGAGGAAGCAGTTAGCAGAATTGGCAGCTTCCGCTCATTTTCCAGCATCACAATGA